A genomic region of Metopolophium dirhodum isolate CAU chromosome 1, ASM1992520v1, whole genome shotgun sequence contains the following coding sequences:
- the LOC132953759 gene encoding uncharacterized protein LOC132953759: MNPGRTSKRWVVVISKESKDFSVVPINWLKLDFNLEDLYGSNISLVNYCQWPPFKVTSVELMKADDPDDTWKSFKVKILDGKIYVNFKVAWHKQVEIEFSVTESEQEAPKKKKIRLLSSSSDESQVEESSFSIMPVNSRKHIESEYYEPRQYTELQGNKVPDTYYKQQISVLPADQNPTTSAPGSIDDDEFSSNKNIDLLISTSQTPNCSETQFERRNYTELQVNNVPVPAIYDQQISILPAVQNPTPSTSGSIDNQFSSNRNIDQLMYPLPTTNFSTTLYKPYIATNSYNSLQSDRVFDNNISIDQSLSETLIKIQKELVANTFMLNRLLSKVEVLESNSKNNNIGYSSKTNQYIDSDFLSLFPMKTKEEFLSIEDKIVHDLDFVSKLESFIRSIGGCGTKNNITRVLQKIFIDEFAVIATLTGRGKNISVALGSSEIIKLVKRIIKANSNNVLTDSEYETVVANWLRHGNTRLGISNNK, encoded by the exons ATGAACCCA GGTCGAACTTCAAAACGATGGGTAGTTGTTATATCCAAAGAAAGTAAAGACTTTAGTGTTGTACCTATTAATTGGCTTAAACTAGATTTTAATCTTGAAGATTTGTATGGATCTAATATTTCATTAGTTAATTATTGCCAATGGCCACCCTTCAAAGTGACAAGTGTTGAACTAATGAAGGCTGATGATCCAGATGATACATGGAAATCATTCAAAGTAAAAATTTTGGATGGTAAAATATAtg TGAATTTTAAAGTGGCATGGCACAAACAAGTGGAAATTGAGTTCTCAGTTACAGAAAGTGAACAAGAAGCTCCCAAGAAAAAAAAGATACGTCTGCTAAGCTCATCTTCAGATGAAAGTCAAGTTGaag AAAGTTCTTTCTCTATAATGCCTGTAAACAGTAGAAAACATATCGAAAGCGAATATTATGAACCTAGACAGTATACTGAGTTGCAAGGAAACAAAGTAccagatacatattataaacaacaaataTCAGTTCTGCCAGCTGATCAAAATCCTACCACATCTGCTCCCGGCTCAATTGATGATGATGAGTTTTCATCAAACAAAAACATAGATCTA ttgaTTTCTACATCACAAACCCCAAATTGTTCTGAAACACAATTTGAGCGCAGAAACTACACAGAGTTGCAAGTAAACAATGTTCCAGTACCAGCTATATATGATCAACAAATATCCATTTTACCGGCTGTTCAAAATCCTACCCCGTCTACTTCTGGTTCAATTGATAATCAATTTTCCTCAAACAGGAACATAGATCAG CTAATGTATCCACTACCAACCACAAATTTCTCTACAACACTTTATAAACCCTATATTGCTACAAATTCATATAATTCATTACAGAGTGATCgtgtttttg ataacaatataagtatagatCAATCACTTTCTGAAACACTGATAAAGATTCAAAAGGAACTAGTAGCTAATACTTTTATGTTGAATCGTTTGTTGTCGAAAGTTGAAGTATTAGAAtccaattctaaaaataataatatagggtaCTCTTCAAAAACTAATCAATACATTGATTCTGATTTTTTATCACTATTTCCAATGAAGACAAAAGAAGAATTTTTATCTATTGAAGATAAAATTGTTCATGACCTTGATTTTGTTTCAAAACTG gAATCATTTATTAGAAGTATTGGTGGGTGtggaacaaaaaataatataacaagagTATTACAAAAGATATTTATTGATGAATTCGCTGTTATAGCCACTTTGACTGGTCGTGGGAAGAATATATCTGTTGCTTTAGGCAGTTCCGAAATTATTAAGCTAGTTAAAA GGATAATTAAAGCAAATTCAAACAATGTATTGACAGATTCTGAATATGAAACAGTAGTAGCAAATTGGTTAAGACACGGAAATACTCGATTgggtatatcaaataataaataa
- the LOC132953757 gene encoding uncharacterized protein LOC132953757 — translation MQQHPSPIDNHNKFQVTNNTPLSIENNTTQNLSLSDKLRSFIVKYKVSHNCCNSLLKILRSEGLEVPKDVRTLMKTPKNHEIVAVSGGSYVHLGIKNMLLPFLSKHNAQVYITPHILKIGINIDGLPIAKSSKTQLWPILISVINFKELRNHVIPIGIFHGFQKPHSIEEFLNPFIIDLLEIIDNGLTVNDTLFTLEISNISCDAPAKAFLLNVKSHNAYFGCTSCTEEGTYLEHRMTYPGLDAPLRTNETFRNKTDDDYHKGDSPLIRLPINIVEIVVLDYMHNVCLGVVKRLIEMWVKGNKQVRLEKMKKEKINFELNNLKQNILKEEDKNIMLNDGSIVSVHHIVQPYKKPVKLLVKQFLNYSESTTVPLSSFKIGVHIINTTQMSEMKVHPLLYCCLSPPFYTFYSGLVYFHKSALGISNQSGFCLFALGCRKESSNRLKLAGGSDLEDLLHDQLSPTNVLARLILIMLWTESLLDYGYTVESRD, via the exons ATGCAACAACATCCGAGCCCTATTGATAACCATAATAAATTCCAAGTAACTAATAACACACCTTtatcaatagaaaataatacaacacaaaatttaagtttaagtGATAAATTACGatcatttattgtaaaatataaagtatcacataattgttgtaatagtttacttaaaatattacgaaGTGAAGGCCTAGAAGTCCCGAAAGATGTGAGGACATTGATGAAAACACctaaaaatcatgaaattgtTGCGGTTTCTGGTGGCTCGTATGTAcatttaggtattaaaaatatgctaCTACCTTTTTTAAGCAAGCATAATGCACAAGTATATATCACACctcacattttaaaaataggcATAAATATTGATGGACTTCCCATAGCCAAAAGTTCCAAGACCCAACTGTGGCCCATATTGAtttcagttattaattttaaagaattacGAAATCATGTGATTCCTATAGGCATTTTTCATGGGTTTCAGAAACCCCATTCGATTGAAGAATTCCTTAAtccatttattattgatttactaGAGATTATAGATAATGGTTTAACCGTAAATGATACATTATTTACCTTGGAAATATCTAATATATCCTGTGATGCTCCGGCAAAGGCCTTTTTACTTAATGTCAAAAGTCATAATGCTTATTTTGGATGTACATCTTGCACTGAAGAAGGGACATACCTTGAGCACCGTATGACATACCCTGGTTTAGATGCACCATTGAGGACCAATGAGACTTTTAGAAATAAGACTGATGATGATTATCACAAAGGTGACAGTCCATTGATACGCCTACCAATTAATATAGTAGAAATTGTTGTATTAGATTACATGCACAATGTATGTCTGGGTGTCGTTAAACGGTTAATAGAAATGTGGGTTAAAGGCAATAAACAAGTGCGATTAGAAAAGATGAAAAAAGAAAAGATAaactttgaattaaataatttaaaaca AAATATTCTTAAAGAAGAAgataagaatattatgttaaatgatgGTTCAATTGTATCTGTCCATCATATTGTTCAACCCTATAAAAAACCTGTTAAATTGCTTGTCAAACAGTTCCTTAACTATTCTGAATCAACTACTGTTCCACTATCTTCATTTAAAATTGGTGTTCATATAATTAACACTACTCAGATGTCTGAAAT GAAGGTCCATCCGTTGTTGTACTGTTGTCTGTCCCCTCCGTTTTACACCTTCTACTCCGGATTGGTCTACTTTCATAAATCTGCTCTTGGCATCTCGAATCAATCGGGCTTCTGCTTATTTGCTCTTGGCTGCAGGAAG GAATCGTCGAATCGACTTAAGCTGGCAGGCGGCAGCGATTTGGAGGACTTGCTCCACGACCAACTAAGTCCTACAAATGTGTTAGCTAGACTAATTCTGATTATGCTATGGACAGAATCTCTCTTAGATTATGGGTACACGGTAGAGAGTAGAGACTAG
- the LOC132953758 gene encoding uncharacterized protein LOC132953758, producing the protein MPKSKPSMKNVLNKYVDEFGENIFSSDGSVLFCKLCETRVSAERRYIVTQHLKTDKHTRSVNRHQNATTSKIQQQVTLYSKKCTFSKDLCKALLSANIPLNKVNNKDFCLFMEKYTNKEIPDESTLRKNYVNDIYVETMNKIRSNIVGHKIWVSVDETTDVQGRYIANVIIGTLEVNKPGQVYLLNSEMLEKTNYSTITKVFDQSMFLLWPDGIRHDDVLLFLSDAAPYMVKAGKTIGALYSKMVHVTCLAHGVHRVAEEIRGRFTKVDKLISKVKQIFLKCPARVFFFKNRAPNVPLPPEPIITRWGTWLRAASYYCTYFQEIKNIVLELNQNDAISIKEAQKILNNPSLETDLVYIHTNFGYLPDTIEKLENQGLPLATSIEIVRNVSEKLNSVSGNTGMLINEKFKNVLAKNKGFEFIQQISNILIDETTVIEGLPEELSIQDFIYFKYAPITSVDVERSFSIYKNLLSSNRRSFEFENLKKSFIVQCNNF; encoded by the coding sequence ATGCCGAAAAGTAAGCCATCGATGAAGAACGTATTAAACAAATATGTCGATGAGTTTGGGGAAAACATATTTTCGAGTGACGgttcagttttattttgcaaGTTATGTGAAACTCGAGTATCTGCTGAAAGAAGATACATAGTTACACAACACTTAAAAACCGATAAACACACCCGTTCCGTAAATCGTCATCAAAACGCAACAACCTCAAAAATACAGCAACAAGTAACGTTATactcaaaaaaatgtacattttcgaAAGATCTTTGCAAGGCATTGTTATCTGCAAATATTCCTTTAAATAAAGTTAACAACAAGGATTTCTGTTTGTTTATGGAAAAATATACCAACAAAGAAATTCCCGATGAAAGcactttgcgtaaaaattacgtGAATGATATTTATGTAGAAACTATGAACAAAATCAGATCTAATATTGTCGGACACAAAATATGGGTTTCAGTGGATGAAACAACCGACGTTCAAGGTAGATACATAGCCAACGTCATTATAGGTACATTGGAAGTCAACAAACCTGGTCAAGTTTATCTTTTAAACTCAGAAATGCTCGAGAAGACAAATTATTCGACAATCACAAAAGTCTTTGATCAATCCATGTTTCTTCTTTGGCCTGATGGTATACGCCATGATGATGTATTGTTATTCCTTAGTGATGCGGCACCGTACATGGTCAAAGCAGGAAAAACAATTGGCGCGCTTTATTCTAAAATGGTCCATGTTACATGCCTAGCACATGGTGTACATAGAGTTGCTGAAGAAATAAGAGGACGATTTACCAAAGTTGACAAATTAATTTCTaaggtaaaacaaatatttttgaaatgcccggctcgtgtatttttttttaaaaatagagcCCCGAATGTACCATTACCTCCTGAGCCTATTATTACTCGTTGGGGTACATGGCTAAGAGCTGCCTCTTATTACTGTACCtattttcaagaaataaaaaatatcgtacTAGAGCTCAATCAAAACGATGCTATTTCAATTAAAGAAgctcaaaaaatattgaataatccGTCGTTGGAAACGGATTTAGTATATATTCATACAAACTTTGGATATTTACCTGACACAatagaaaaattggaaaatcaaGGACTTCCATTAGCAACAAGCATTGAAATAGTCAGAAATGttagtgaaaaattaaattcagtatCAGGAAACACCGGCATGTTAATtaatgaaaagtttaaaaacgtCCTGGCGAAAAATAAaggttttgaatttattcaacaaatatctaatatattgaTCGATGAAACAACTGTAATAGAAGGATTACCAGAAGAATTATCTATTCAAgacttcatttattttaaatatgcaccaataacctCGGTCGACGTCGAGCGCAGTTTTTCAATCTACAAGAATTTGTTGTCTTCTAATCGAAGGTCTTTCGAATTTGAGAACCTGAAGAAGTCGTTTATAGTACAGtgcaataatttttaa